The Trichocoleus sp. sequence ACTGAAAGACCGGGTAGGGGGCGATCGGGTGACGCTAAGAATTCGAGAATTTACCTCTGCTGAAGAGGCGGAAGGGGCAAAGTCAATGCTGCAAGACCTCCCCTTTGTGCAAGAAATCATTATTAATGAAGCCCAGGGGAATTCCTTGAATCTGGTTGTTGAGCCGCAGAGTGAAGCACTCATGACAATTCAGCAGGCACTCAAGCAAGCCGGACTGCCAACCTTTGGCATTTCTCAATCGCGCCCCAGCCTGGATGATGTTTATTTGGCAGCCACCGGACGCACTTTGCTGGATGCTGAACTCGCTGCTGCTGGAACCCGCGATCTCAAAAAAGAGCGCAAGCAAAGTATGCGCTAGACGAGCACGCTGATCGCACGAATTGGCAGGGCTTTCTGTCTCAGTGGCGGAATGCGCTACCTTAGAGGCAAGCCCCTCGATTTGCCGTCAGAAATTAAAGCAACCTGGACAAAGGCTAGGACAAGTCGCAAGACAAAACCTACAATCCTGCTGCTGCATGACTCCTAACCACTACCACCTGACCCCGCTCTTGAGGAAGATCCAATGAGCCAAACCCTTACCCCTCCCCCAACCAGTATCAACGGTTCTGAAAGCCCATCACAGTCGATCGCTCCGGCTCCCGGCTTCAACGAATTTATCCAGGAAACGACTGCGCTTACAAAGCGACTGTTTATTCAGCTTCAGCGCCGCCCCTCTACCCTGATTGCAGGCATTATCCAGCCCGTAATGTGGCTGATTCTATTTGGTGCACTGTTTCAAAACGTGCCGCAAGGATTGTTTGGTGATAGCCAGAACTACGGACAGTTCCTCGCTGCTGGGATTATTGTATTTACAGCATTTGGAGGCGCTCTCAATGCTGGCTTGCCTGTTATGTTCGATCGAGAGTTTGGCTTCCTGAATCGCTTACTGGTCGCGCCACTTGTCTCCCGCTTTTCGATTGTTCTGGCATCTGCAATCTTTATCGCGACGATGAGCCTCGTCCAGACGGGCGTCATCATTGGAATGAGTGCCCTTTTTGGTGCAGGACTGCCTTCTACACTTGGCTTAGCCTTGGTGATTGCAATTGTGCTGACGCTGGTGCTTGGCGTGACTGCTCTGAG is a genomic window containing:
- a CDS encoding ABC transporter permease; translated protein: MSQTLTPPPTSINGSESPSQSIAPAPGFNEFIQETTALTKRLFIQLQRRPSTLIAGIIQPVMWLILFGALFQNVPQGLFGDSQNYGQFLAAGIIVFTAFGGALNAGLPVMFDREFGFLNRLLVAPLVSRFSIVLASAIFIATMSLVQTGVIIGMSALFGAGLPSTLGLALVIAIVLTLVLGVTALSLGLAFALPGHIELIAVIFVTNLPLLFASTALAPLSFMPTWLQFVASLNPLSYAIEPIRYVYTHPYWLFSSVVMQTPFATITLGTALLVLLGFSTVALLSIRPLLRRSFT